From one Thalassoroseus pseudoceratinae genomic stretch:
- a CDS encoding 6-phosphofructokinase has product MTTTPDGNASQPESVIGPPAKAEHNFRRAAILFSGGPAPAANAVISTAAVSFMNNGIEVVGVRYGYSRLMQYSADRPMVEDQDYFLLDERHLRRSRNSQGIMIGTARANPGAHVSSPEHLQDAERIAPLKTVDEALRSLDVDLLVSIGGDDTLKTANKFKLYQDQLPEGTSKISVVHVPKTIDNDYMGIDFTFGYFTAVETLAGEIRNLLADAEADGSYFIVETMGRSAGWLAYGAAIAGEASLVISVEDIRGKYRDEEEVEVDGVKTTRPVMNIDAVVKRIVSTIRAREESENKNFGAVVLAEGLAEYLSAQALEGVPRDPHGHISVAHVDLGKMIAKLVGEEYQRQTGSKKRLRGIQLGYESRCARPQAFDVMLGSQLGVGAYRALVEERLNGVMVSVTGQLDLHYVPFEKLVNPDNLVTMVRYIQPGSDFHKLARFLETHVNDR; this is encoded by the coding sequence ATGACGACCACACCTGACGGCAATGCGTCTCAACCCGAATCCGTAATCGGCCCACCCGCAAAAGCTGAGCACAATTTCCGCCGGGCGGCCATTTTGTTCTCCGGCGGACCGGCACCGGCTGCGAATGCCGTGATCTCCACCGCCGCCGTTTCGTTCATGAACAACGGAATCGAAGTCGTCGGCGTCCGGTACGGCTACTCGCGGCTGATGCAATACTCCGCCGACCGACCGATGGTGGAAGATCAGGATTACTTCCTGCTCGACGAACGTCATCTGCGGCGATCACGCAACTCGCAAGGCATCATGATCGGCACCGCACGGGCGAATCCGGGGGCTCACGTGAGTTCGCCAGAACACCTGCAAGACGCCGAGCGAATCGCGCCGCTCAAGACCGTCGATGAAGCCCTACGGTCGTTGGATGTCGATTTGCTCGTCTCGATCGGTGGCGACGACACCCTCAAAACGGCCAACAAATTTAAGCTGTATCAAGATCAACTGCCGGAAGGCACCAGCAAGATCTCCGTCGTCCATGTGCCGAAGACGATCGACAACGACTACATGGGGATCGACTTCACCTTCGGTTACTTCACCGCTGTCGAAACCCTCGCCGGTGAGATTCGCAACTTGCTCGCCGATGCCGAGGCCGACGGCAGCTATTTCATCGTCGAAACCATGGGCCGCAGTGCCGGTTGGTTGGCTTACGGTGCGGCGATTGCCGGTGAAGCGAGCTTGGTCATCAGCGTCGAAGACATTCGTGGCAAATACCGGGATGAAGAAGAGGTCGAAGTCGATGGTGTCAAAACCACTCGTCCTGTGATGAACATCGACGCCGTCGTCAAACGGATCGTGAGCACGATTCGCGCTCGTGAGGAATCCGAGAACAAGAACTTCGGTGCCGTCGTGCTCGCTGAAGGGTTGGCGGAATATTTGTCGGCTCAGGCTCTCGAAGGTGTTCCCCGCGATCCGCACGGGCACATTTCGGTCGCCCACGTTGATCTCGGCAAGATGATCGCGAAGCTGGTCGGCGAAGAGTACCAACGACAAACCGGCAGCAAGAAGCGTTTACGGGGGATCCAACTCGGTTACGAATCCCGTTGTGCCCGTCCGCAAGCGTTCGACGTGATGCTCGGCAGCCAACTCGGTGTGGGAGCGTATCGGGCTTTGGTCGAGGAACGACTCAACGGCGTGATGGTCTCCGTCACTGGCCAACTCGATTTGCACTACGTGCCGTTCGAAAAACTCGTCAATCCAGACAACCTCGTCACGATGGTCCGCTACATCCAACCCGGCAGCGACTTCCACAAACTCGCCCGGTTTTTGGAAACGCACGTCAACGACCGATAG
- a CDS encoding HEAT repeat domain-containing protein: MSDETSEPNSQDELEELPPVEPPSAKFIVQLFVIPAIIVIGIVGVYTLFGRLAAGEQDWRELVTELRSANEHRRWRAALGLAQMLRNDLATDSDSELSNNPEIGKALVDLFEEQLAAGKTDPVIKQQVYLATTLAYLNQPRRVIPPLQQAALTEDYDRETRKAAAQSLAVLSGRSSEVPELRTELLAVPDVVEGMIDLTHDEDALFRQTGAFILGLIPEKSTRDRLEVLLNDGDSEVRANAAIALARQQVTAGWPVFRDVLTQTANKTEPESVERQQVNLVVLKNTLKAVGDLAGKWSDAETEQLIEWIQPIADSHPESRIRTDADLALQALRD, translated from the coding sequence ATGTCCGACGAAACCTCGGAACCGAATTCCCAAGACGAACTCGAAGAACTTCCACCGGTGGAACCGCCGTCGGCGAAGTTTATTGTGCAACTGTTCGTGATTCCGGCGATCATCGTGATCGGGATTGTCGGCGTTTATACGTTGTTCGGTCGGTTGGCCGCGGGGGAACAAGATTGGCGGGAGTTGGTCACCGAACTTCGCAGCGCGAACGAACATCGCCGCTGGCGAGCCGCCTTGGGGTTGGCTCAGATGTTGCGAAATGATCTTGCCACCGATTCCGACAGCGAACTCAGCAACAATCCGGAAATCGGCAAAGCCTTGGTGGACCTCTTCGAAGAACAACTCGCCGCTGGCAAAACCGATCCGGTGATCAAGCAGCAAGTCTATTTGGCGACGACGCTCGCGTATCTCAATCAACCCCGGCGAGTCATTCCTCCGTTGCAGCAAGCCGCGTTGACCGAGGATTACGATCGAGAAACCCGCAAAGCGGCTGCGCAATCGTTGGCCGTTCTCAGTGGGCGATCGAGTGAAGTCCCGGAATTGCGGACTGAGTTGCTCGCGGTGCCGGATGTCGTCGAAGGCATGATTGACCTCACGCACGACGAAGACGCCCTCTTTCGTCAAACCGGCGCGTTTATCCTCGGGCTAATCCCCGAGAAGTCCACGCGTGACCGATTGGAAGTGCTGCTCAACGACGGTGATTCGGAAGTTCGTGCCAATGCCGCAATCGCGTTGGCGCGACAGCAAGTCACCGCCGGTTGGCCGGTCTTTCGAGACGTGCTCACTCAGACCGCCAACAAGACCGAACCGGAATCCGTCGAGCGACAGCAGGTCAATCTGGTTGTGCTCAAAAATACTCTCAAAGCGGTGGGCGACCTGGCAGGTAAGTGGTCGGACGCGGAGACAGAGCAACTCATCGAATGGATCCAACCCATCGCCGACAGCCATCCCGAATCCCGCATTCGAACAGATGCCGATCTCGCATTGCAAGCGCTCCGTGATTGA
- a CDS encoding 3-hydroxyacyl-ACP dehydratase FabZ family protein: MSLNREQIEALIPHRPPFLWIDEVVEMTDKSIHARKFLDPSIDVFQGHYPDFPVMPGVLQCEACMQASAILIATIQPVEGDAVPVATRMNNVQFRKMVHPGDTIDIEVKITERLSNAFFLAGKVTVDGKVSTRLEFACTAAAPK, encoded by the coding sequence ATGTCGCTCAACCGCGAACAAATCGAAGCACTCATCCCGCACCGTCCGCCGTTTTTGTGGATTGATGAAGTCGTCGAGATGACCGACAAATCCATCCACGCGCGGAAGTTTCTCGATCCGTCCATTGATGTCTTCCAAGGGCATTACCCCGACTTTCCGGTGATGCCGGGGGTGTTGCAGTGTGAGGCGTGTATGCAGGCGTCGGCAATTCTGATTGCCACCATTCAACCCGTCGAGGGTGATGCAGTTCCGGTCGCCACGCGGATGAACAACGTGCAATTCCGCAAGATGGTCCACCCCGGCGACACAATCGACATCGAAGTGAAGATCACCGAACGACTGTCGAATGCATTTTTCCTCGCTGGCAAAGTCACGGTAGACGGGAAAGTCTCGACTCGCTTGGAATTCGCCTGCACCGCCGCCGCTCCGAAGTAG
- a CDS encoding phytoene desaturase family protein: MAKDFLKGARDHYDVVVIGSGLAGLTSANLLARQGHSVLLLEHHYQLGGMATWFKRSGGHIFDISLHGFPHGMIKSCRKYWTREIADSIVQLKGVRFENPQFSLRTTFDRDDFTRIITEKFQVPMETVQKFFDTARSMNFFDDQSKTTRELFEEFFPGRDDVVRLLMEPITYANGSTLEDPAITYGIVFSNFMHKGVFTFEGGTDKLVTQMKEELIKNGVDLRIRCLVEKIEITPDRQVKAVVVNGRRITCGAVLSNANIKSTILKLVGPDHLDPDFVEETKAVRLNNSSCQVYIALKPGEGFDDVGDLLFHSEHKGFDIEAMLSRDVSSRTFSFYYPQTRPGSDRWLVVSSTNANYKDWADLSEEDYQAAKNDLAETTLNCLEQYVPDVREKLDHIEVSTPRTFKHYTLHQQGASFGTKFEGLAVSKSLPEQVSGLYHAGSVGIIMSGWLGAVNYGVIVANDVDKYLTPAAASL; encoded by the coding sequence ATGGCCAAAGATTTTCTCAAAGGTGCTCGGGACCACTACGATGTGGTTGTTATCGGTAGTGGTCTCGCTGGTTTGACCTCCGCGAACCTCCTGGCTCGCCAGGGACACTCCGTGTTGTTGTTGGAACACCATTATCAACTCGGCGGAATGGCGACGTGGTTCAAACGCTCTGGCGGCCACATCTTTGACATCTCCCTGCACGGTTTTCCGCACGGCATGATCAAGAGTTGCCGAAAGTATTGGACTCGCGAGATCGCTGACTCCATCGTGCAACTCAAAGGCGTCCGGTTCGAGAACCCGCAATTCTCCCTGCGAACCACGTTCGACCGCGATGATTTCACGCGAATCATCACCGAGAAATTTCAAGTGCCGATGGAGACGGTGCAGAAGTTCTTCGACACCGCTCGCAGCATGAACTTCTTCGATGATCAATCGAAAACCACACGGGAGCTGTTCGAAGAATTCTTCCCCGGTCGTGATGATGTCGTGCGGTTGTTGATGGAGCCGATCACCTACGCCAACGGTTCAACACTCGAAGACCCCGCCATCACTTACGGCATTGTATTCTCGAACTTCATGCACAAGGGCGTGTTCACCTTCGAGGGCGGCACCGACAAACTTGTGACGCAGATGAAAGAGGAGCTGATCAAGAACGGCGTTGATTTGCGAATTCGCTGCCTCGTCGAGAAAATCGAAATCACGCCCGATCGCCAGGTGAAAGCCGTCGTTGTGAACGGTCGTCGCATCACTTGTGGGGCGGTGCTTTCGAACGCGAACATCAAATCCACGATCTTGAAACTCGTCGGGCCGGATCATCTCGATCCCGATTTCGTCGAAGAAACCAAAGCCGTCCGGCTGAACAATAGCAGTTGCCAAGTCTACATCGCCCTGAAACCCGGTGAAGGTTTCGATGACGTCGGCGATTTGCTGTTCCACTCGGAACACAAAGGCTTTGACATCGAAGCGATGCTCAGCCGCGACGTCAGCAGCCGCACATTCTCGTTCTACTATCCGCAAACCCGACCGGGCAGCGATCGTTGGTTGGTCGTCTCGTCTACCAACGCGAATTACAAAGATTGGGCGGACCTCTCCGAAGAGGATTACCAAGCCGCCAAAAACGACCTCGCGGAAACCACGCTGAATTGCCTCGAACAATACGTGCCCGACGTTCGCGAGAAGTTGGACCACATCGAAGTTTCCACGCCACGCACCTTCAAACACTACACGCTTCACCAACAAGGAGCGTCCTTCGGCACCAAGTTCGAAGGGCTCGCCGTCAGTAAGTCCCTGCCGGAACAAGTCAGTGGACTGTATCACGCCGGCAGTGTGGGCATCATCATGTCCGGTTGGTTGGGGGCGGTGAATTACGGCGTGATTGTCGCGAACGATGTCGACAAGTACCTCACACCCGCCGCTGCAAGTTTGTAG